The Streptomyces sp. SS1-1 genome has a segment encoding these proteins:
- a CDS encoding winged helix-turn-helix transcriptional regulator, whose amino-acid sequence MATTTAEQERVRAKVAYDAFLAVCPSRQLLDRISGKWVTLVLAALGGGGASGPDACGGEPRAMRYSELQRLLAGVSQKMLTQTLRSLERDGLVSRTVVPTVPVTVSYELTDLGLSLCAMMRGLKAWAEAHMDDVLGHRETYDAQSA is encoded by the coding sequence ATGGCGACGACGACGGCGGAGCAGGAGCGGGTCCGGGCGAAGGTGGCGTACGACGCCTTCCTGGCGGTGTGTCCCAGCCGCCAGTTGCTCGACCGGATCTCCGGCAAGTGGGTCACGCTGGTCCTGGCCGCGCTCGGCGGCGGCGGCGCGAGCGGGCCTGACGCCTGCGGGGGCGAGCCGCGCGCGATGCGCTACTCGGAGCTGCAGCGTCTGCTGGCCGGTGTCAGCCAGAAGATGCTCACGCAGACGCTGCGCTCCCTGGAGCGTGACGGGCTGGTGTCGCGGACCGTGGTGCCGACGGTGCCCGTGACGGTGTCGTACGAGCTGACGGACCTCGGGCTGTCGCTGTGCGCGATGATGCGCGGCCTCAAGGCGTGGGCCGAGGCGCACATGGACGACGTGCTGGGCCACCGCGAGACGTACGACGCGCAGTCCGCCTGA
- a CDS encoding SRPBCC family protein, giving the protein MTTPTSTTATLDLPVPGDTVWQLIGGFGALPDWLPYIPVSELEEGGRVRVLTNEEGGVIVERLQRFDDDARTYTYSIVDAPFPVTGYRSTLTVHDTDGTGSRVEWSGTFTPAGVSEEEAVALFQGIYRDGLAALKQTLGA; this is encoded by the coding sequence ATGACCACACCCACGAGCACGACCGCGACCCTCGACCTCCCCGTGCCGGGCGACACCGTCTGGCAGCTGATCGGCGGCTTCGGCGCCCTGCCGGACTGGCTGCCGTACATCCCCGTGAGCGAGCTCGAGGAGGGCGGCCGTGTCCGCGTCCTGACGAACGAGGAGGGCGGCGTCATCGTCGAACGGCTTCAGCGGTTCGACGACGACGCGCGCACCTACACCTACTCGATCGTGGACGCGCCCTTCCCCGTCACCGGATACCGCTCCACGCTCACCGTGCACGACACGGACGGCACCGGCTCACGCGTCGAGTGGTCGGGTACCTTCACCCCGGCCGGGGTGAGCGAGGAGGAGGCGGTCGCCCTGTTCCAGGGCATCTACCGCGACGGCCTCGCCGCCCTGAAGCAGACGCTCGGCGCGTGA
- a CDS encoding LysR family transcriptional regulator produces MLDLRQIRYFVAVAETEHVGQAAERLHISQSPLSRQIAQLEKSLGLTLFERGQQRIRLTRDGQVFLSEARALLRHADRLENLGRRLGRGEEGGLCVGYIADAMHTGVLPAALRSLHDERPGIHVALYSLSAAEQFEGLRQRSLDIALVHEPPPAEDPELTAAPLLEDPLLLAVPAGHPLAERPEVRPEDLDGQPWIAVENPQDPSWRDTFVASCAASGFTPDIRMDAAEPLTALGLVASGLGLALVQRSMVRGMSEAVAVRELPWHDRSVQLWAAWHRVDLRPVVAAFRELTLASGPVSAARV; encoded by the coding sequence ATGCTGGACCTGCGCCAGATCCGGTACTTCGTGGCGGTCGCCGAGACCGAGCATGTCGGTCAGGCCGCCGAGCGCCTGCACATCTCGCAGTCCCCGCTCAGCCGGCAGATCGCCCAGCTGGAGAAGAGCCTGGGCCTGACCCTGTTCGAGCGGGGGCAGCAGCGGATCCGGCTCACCCGTGACGGCCAGGTCTTCCTGTCGGAGGCCCGGGCGCTGCTGCGGCACGCCGACCGGCTGGAGAACCTGGGGCGCCGGCTGGGACGCGGCGAGGAGGGCGGCCTGTGCGTCGGCTACATCGCCGACGCCATGCACACGGGCGTGCTGCCCGCCGCGCTGCGCTCCCTGCACGACGAGCGTCCCGGCATCCATGTCGCCCTGTACAGCCTCTCCGCCGCCGAGCAGTTCGAGGGTCTGCGGCAGCGCAGCCTCGACATCGCGCTCGTCCACGAGCCGCCGCCCGCCGAGGACCCCGAGCTGACGGCCGCTCCCCTGCTGGAGGACCCGCTGCTGCTCGCGGTGCCCGCCGGGCATCCGCTCGCCGAGCGGCCCGAGGTGCGGCCCGAGGACCTGGACGGGCAGCCGTGGATCGCCGTGGAGAATCCCCAGGACCCGTCCTGGCGGGACACCTTCGTCGCGTCCTGCGCGGCGTCCGGGTTCACCCCGGACATCCGCATGGACGCCGCCGAGCCGCTGACCGCGCTCGGCCTGGTCGCGTCCGGGCTGGGGCTCGCCCTGGTGCAGCGGAGCATGGTGCGCGGCATGTCGGAGGCGGTCGCCGTGCGTGAACTCCCCTGGCACGACCGCTCCGTTCAGCTGTGGGCGGCCTGGCACCGGGTGGACCTGCGGCCCGTGGTCGCCGCGTTCCGCGAACTGACGCTCGCGTCGGGGCCGGTGAGCGCGGCCCGCGTGTGA
- a CDS encoding bifunctional GNAT family N-acetyltransferase/acetate--CoA ligase family protein, whose amino-acid sequence MKDDMPGRPTAHALLADGTTVCVRPVAPADHDRIRALYDAMSPENLRLRFFTAARSSAGAAADRACGPPRPGHLALLAETGGQVVGLAEYDTAGGPDAGTAEVSLAVADHLHHRGIGTLLVEHLVSAARAAGVTTFTAEALSENHEVLRLFAGLGLRTARHFDGPEVRCTIALDAGDGYLTAVEERGRTADLLSLDPLLRPRTVAVVGAGRRPGSAGRAILRQLRSGGYPGRLFAVNPAARSILGVPCHPAVDALPATPDLAVLAVPAAAVPGAAEECGKAGVRALVVVTGGLDAGQGRDLLDTCRSHGMRLAGPNCLGLANTGQHLYATFAARPPNAGTAGVAVQSGGVGIALLDGLSRLGIGVSSFVSLGDKYDVSGNDMLQWWESDGRTDLAVLHLESFGSPRAFSRTARRVTRRMPVLTVDAGRTEAGRRAAASHTAAAATRTMTRAALFTQAGVTATRSCGELLETAALLHSQPLPAGPRVAIVTNAGGAGVLTADACAEAGLQLPEPTPDLAAALLTALPDDAVAGNPVDTGAAVTEDRLTACVDRLVRHRAVDAVVVALVPTALTAATGDDLVRALTRSGRLPKPVVAVRLDQALPVELLPAADGTAVPSYAEPQAAARALAHAARRAAWLARPVGTVPDLDGVETGRARTVADTFLDRHPDGGWLHPRACAELLGCYGIPQAPWAWAETEDDAVLAAERLRGFDGRVVMKGYWPGLVHKSAAHAVHLDLRGDSQVRAAFRDLETRFAGLLEGVLVQPLADRGTELFAGVVQDEVFGPLVLFGLGGAATDVLADHAARLAPLTDHDVHDLITSPRCAPLLLGADGARPVDLAGLEQLLLRLSRLAADLPQLAEADLNPVLATPGGVTVLDARVRLVPRAPHDPYLRRLR is encoded by the coding sequence ATGAAGGACGACATGCCCGGCCGGCCCACCGCCCACGCCCTCCTGGCGGACGGCACCACCGTGTGCGTCCGCCCGGTGGCGCCGGCCGACCACGACCGGATCCGCGCCCTGTACGACGCCATGTCCCCGGAGAACCTGCGCCTGCGCTTCTTCACCGCCGCCCGCAGCTCCGCCGGGGCCGCCGCCGACCGGGCCTGCGGCCCGCCCCGCCCCGGACACCTGGCCCTGCTGGCCGAGACCGGGGGACAGGTCGTCGGCCTCGCCGAGTACGACACGGCGGGCGGCCCGGACGCCGGCACCGCCGAGGTCTCCCTCGCGGTCGCCGACCACCTGCACCACCGGGGCATCGGCACCCTCCTCGTCGAGCACCTGGTCTCCGCGGCCCGCGCCGCCGGCGTCACCACCTTCACCGCCGAGGCGCTCAGCGAGAACCACGAGGTGCTGCGGCTCTTCGCCGGCCTCGGCCTGCGCACCGCCCGCCACTTCGACGGCCCCGAGGTGCGCTGCACCATCGCCCTCGACGCGGGCGACGGCTATCTGACCGCCGTGGAGGAACGAGGCCGCACCGCCGACCTCCTCAGCCTCGACCCCCTGCTGCGTCCCCGGACCGTGGCCGTGGTCGGCGCCGGACGCCGGCCGGGCTCGGCCGGCCGGGCGATCCTGCGCCAACTGCGCTCCGGCGGCTACCCGGGCCGCCTGTTCGCCGTGAACCCCGCGGCCCGCTCGATCCTCGGCGTCCCCTGCCACCCTGCCGTGGACGCACTGCCCGCGACACCCGACCTCGCGGTGCTCGCCGTCCCCGCCGCCGCGGTCCCCGGGGCCGCCGAGGAGTGCGGCAAGGCGGGCGTACGGGCCCTCGTCGTCGTCACGGGCGGGCTGGACGCCGGTCAGGGCCGCGACCTGCTGGACACCTGCCGGTCGCACGGGATGCGGCTGGCCGGCCCCAACTGCCTCGGCCTCGCGAACACCGGACAGCACCTGTACGCCACGTTCGCGGCGCGCCCCCCGAACGCCGGCACGGCCGGGGTCGCCGTGCAGTCCGGCGGCGTGGGCATCGCCCTGCTCGACGGGCTGTCCCGGCTCGGCATCGGCGTCTCCTCCTTCGTCTCCCTCGGCGACAAGTACGACGTCAGCGGCAACGACATGCTCCAGTGGTGGGAGAGCGACGGCCGCACCGACCTCGCCGTGCTGCACCTGGAGTCCTTCGGCAGCCCGCGCGCCTTCTCCCGTACCGCCCGGCGCGTGACCCGGCGGATGCCGGTCCTGACCGTCGACGCGGGCCGCACCGAGGCCGGCCGGCGCGCCGCCGCCTCCCACACCGCGGCCGCAGCGACCCGCACCATGACACGCGCCGCCCTGTTCACACAGGCCGGTGTCACGGCGACCCGCTCCTGCGGCGAACTCCTCGAGACCGCCGCCCTGCTGCACTCCCAGCCCCTGCCCGCCGGCCCCCGCGTCGCGATCGTCACCAACGCGGGCGGCGCCGGCGTCCTCACCGCCGACGCCTGCGCGGAAGCCGGACTCCAGCTCCCCGAACCCACCCCCGACCTGGCGGCCGCCCTGCTCACCGCCCTGCCCGACGACGCCGTCGCCGGCAACCCCGTCGACACCGGAGCCGCCGTCACCGAGGACCGCCTGACCGCCTGCGTGGACCGGCTGGTGCGCCACCGCGCCGTGGACGCGGTCGTCGTCGCCCTCGTCCCCACGGCGCTCACCGCCGCCACCGGCGACGACCTCGTCCGCGCCCTGACCCGGTCCGGACGGCTCCCCAAGCCGGTCGTCGCCGTCCGGCTCGACCAGGCCCTGCCCGTCGAACTGCTGCCCGCCGCCGACGGCACCGCCGTCCCGTCCTACGCCGAACCCCAGGCGGCCGCCCGCGCCCTGGCGCACGCCGCCCGCCGCGCCGCCTGGCTCGCCCGCCCCGTCGGCACCGTCCCCGACCTCGACGGCGTCGAGACCGGCCGGGCCCGTACCGTCGCCGACACCTTCCTCGACCGCCACCCTGACGGCGGGTGGCTGCACCCGCGCGCGTGCGCCGAACTCCTCGGCTGCTACGGCATCCCGCAGGCACCCTGGGCCTGGGCCGAGACCGAGGACGACGCCGTGCTCGCCGCCGAGCGGCTGCGCGGCTTCGACGGGCGCGTCGTGATGAAGGGGTACTGGCCCGGTCTCGTGCACAAGAGCGCCGCCCACGCCGTCCACCTCGACCTGCGCGGCGACTCTCAGGTCCGGGCCGCCTTCCGCGACCTGGAGACCCGCTTCGCCGGGCTGCTGGAGGGCGTCCTCGTCCAGCCGCTCGCCGACCGCGGCACCGAACTGTTCGCCGGTGTCGTGCAGGACGAGGTCTTCGGCCCGCTCGTCCTGTTCGGGCTCGGCGGCGCCGCCACCGACGTCCTCGCCGACCACGCGGCCCGTCTCGCCCCGCTCACCGACCACGACGTGCACGACCTGATCACCTCGCCCCGGTGCGCGCCCCTCCTCCTCGGTGCGGACGGCGCCCGGCCCGTCGACCTCGCCGGACTCGAACAACTGCTGCTGCGCCTCTCCCGGCTGGCGGCCGACCTGCCGCAACTGGCCGAGGCCGACCTCAACCCCGTGCTCGCGACACCGGGCGGCGTCACCGTGCTCGACGCACGGGTCCGCCTGGTGCCCCGGGCACCCCACGACCCGTATCTGCGCCGGCTCCGCTGA
- a CDS encoding NADPH-dependent F420 reductase, with protein sequence MKIGIIGAGNIGGNLTRRLTALGHDVSVANSRGPETLRELAEETGATAVPATEAAEDAEIVIVTVPVKAVPDLPSGLLDGAAEGAVVIDTGNYYPKQRDGRIAGIEDEGLTESRWTERHLGHPVIKAFNGTYAQDLLDRARPEGAPDRMALPVAGDDEAAKRKVMALIEELGFDAVDAGGLDDSWRQQPGTPVYGLRGGVKEVQDALAAASPERQPEFSG encoded by the coding sequence ATGAAGATCGGCATCATCGGCGCCGGCAACATCGGCGGCAACCTCACCCGTCGTCTCACCGCGCTCGGGCACGACGTCTCGGTCGCCAACTCCCGTGGCCCCGAGACCCTGAGGGAGCTCGCGGAGGAGACCGGGGCCACCGCGGTGCCCGCGACGGAGGCGGCCGAGGACGCGGAGATCGTCATCGTCACCGTCCCCGTCAAGGCGGTCCCGGACCTGCCGTCCGGCCTGCTGGACGGGGCGGCCGAGGGCGCCGTGGTCATCGACACCGGCAACTACTACCCGAAGCAGCGTGACGGGCGGATCGCCGGGATCGAGGACGAGGGCCTGACCGAGAGCCGCTGGACCGAGCGTCACCTCGGGCACCCCGTGATCAAGGCGTTCAACGGCACCTACGCCCAGGACCTCCTCGACCGCGCGCGGCCCGAGGGCGCTCCCGACCGGATGGCGCTGCCCGTGGCGGGCGACGACGAGGCGGCGAAGCGCAAGGTCATGGCGCTGATCGAGGAGCTGGGCTTCGACGCCGTCGACGCGGGCGGGCTGGACGACTCCTGGCGTCAGCAGCCCGGCACCCCCGTCTACGGCCTGCGGGGCGGTGTGAAGGAGGTCCAGGACGCCCTGGCGGCGGCCTCGCCGGAGCGGCAGCCGGAGTTCAGCGGCTGA
- a CDS encoding aldo/keto reductase, which yields MSITSLLPGRLGFGTAPLGNMFRAIPDDEAAATVDAAWDQGIRYFDTAPFYGAGLSEIRLGDALAGRPRDAYVLSTKVGRVILDETEDPSARDLGEKGGLFEHGRPNKMINDYSADATLRSIEDSLRRLRTDRLDIVWVHDVAQDFYGDDWLAAYESARTGAFRVLQRLREEGVIKAWGLGVNRVEPLELTLDLDEPRPDAFLLAGRYTLLDHDRALQRLLPAAAAQDVGIVVGGPYSSGVLAGGQHFEYQKAPAAVLAKVDRIKALAARHDVPIKAAALQFSLAHPATVAAVPGATRPSRIAEDVSALDAKVPAEFWTALRAEGLIAADAPVPGA from the coding sequence ATGTCGATCACGTCCCTCCTGCCCGGCCGCCTGGGCTTCGGCACCGCCCCGCTGGGCAACATGTTCCGGGCCATCCCCGACGACGAGGCCGCCGCCACCGTCGACGCCGCCTGGGACCAGGGCATCCGCTACTTCGACACCGCCCCGTTCTACGGCGCCGGACTGTCCGAGATCCGCCTGGGCGACGCCCTGGCGGGACGCCCCCGCGACGCCTACGTGCTCAGCACCAAGGTCGGGCGCGTCATCCTCGACGAGACCGAGGACCCCTCCGCCCGCGACCTGGGCGAGAAGGGCGGCCTCTTCGAGCACGGCCGGCCCAACAAGATGATCAACGACTACTCGGCCGACGCGACCCTGCGGTCCATCGAGGACAGCCTCCGGCGCCTTCGGACCGACCGCCTCGACATCGTCTGGGTCCACGACGTCGCCCAGGACTTCTACGGCGACGACTGGCTCGCCGCCTACGAGTCCGCCCGCACCGGCGCCTTCCGCGTCCTGCAGCGCCTGCGCGAGGAGGGCGTCATCAAGGCGTGGGGCCTGGGCGTCAACCGCGTCGAGCCGCTGGAGCTGACCCTCGACCTCGACGAGCCCCGGCCGGACGCCTTCCTCCTCGCCGGCCGCTACACCCTCCTCGACCACGACCGGGCCCTGCAGCGCCTGCTGCCCGCCGCCGCGGCCCAGGACGTCGGCATCGTCGTCGGCGGACCCTACAGCTCCGGCGTCCTCGCCGGCGGACAGCACTTCGAGTACCAGAAGGCACCCGCCGCGGTCCTCGCCAAGGTCGACCGCATCAAGGCGCTCGCCGCACGGCACGACGTGCCCATCAAGGCCGCCGCGCTCCAGTTCTCCCTCGCCCACCCCGCCACGGTAGCCGCCGTCCCCGGAGCCACCCGGCCCAGCCGTATAGCCGAGGACGTCAGCGCCCTCGACGCGAAGGTCCCGGCGGAGTTCTGGACCGCGCTGCGCGCGGAGGGCCTGATCGCGGCGGACGCCCCCGTGCCGGGCGCCTGA
- a CDS encoding CBS domain-containing protein: MRHDKVGSVMTTDVVRAEYGTPFKEVARLLGGHRISGLPVVDDDEMVLGVISETDLLARQAAPPDPPRSRFSLGRLTRAGRRRAAKAQARTAGQLMTEPPVTVHAEDTIVEAARTMARHRVERLPVLDEEDRLVGIVTRRDLLQVFLRPDARIRAEVVDEVLVRALWLPPGSVTVTVVEGVVTLAGRMERRSETEIAVSMTRQIDGVVGVVNKLTYRLDDAHARTAELSWPRRP; the protein is encoded by the coding sequence ATGAGGCACGACAAGGTCGGCTCGGTCATGACGACGGACGTCGTCCGAGCCGAGTACGGCACCCCGTTCAAAGAGGTGGCCCGGCTGCTCGGCGGACACCGCATCAGCGGGCTCCCGGTCGTGGACGACGACGAGATGGTCCTCGGCGTGATCTCCGAGACCGATCTGCTGGCCCGCCAGGCCGCCCCGCCGGACCCGCCCCGGAGCCGGTTCTCCCTCGGCCGGCTGACCCGCGCCGGACGGCGGCGCGCCGCGAAGGCCCAGGCCCGCACCGCCGGGCAGCTGATGACCGAACCCCCGGTCACCGTGCACGCCGAGGACACCATCGTCGAGGCGGCCAGGACCATGGCCCGGCACCGGGTGGAACGGCTGCCGGTCCTGGACGAGGAGGACCGCCTCGTCGGCATCGTCACCCGCAGGGACCTGCTCCAGGTCTTCCTGCGGCCCGACGCCCGCATCCGCGCCGAGGTCGTCGACGAGGTGCTGGTGCGCGCCCTGTGGCTGCCGCCGGGCAGCGTCACGGTCACCGTCGTGGAGGGCGTGGTCACGCTGGCCGGCCGGATGGAACGCAGGAGCGAGACGGAGATCGCCGTGTCGATGACCCGTCAGATCGACGGCGTGGTGGGGGTCGTGAACAAGCTGACCTACCGGCTGGACGACGCGCACGCCCGCACCGCGGAACTGTCATGGCCGCGCAGGCCGTGA
- a CDS encoding aldo/keto reductase family oxidoreductase, with the protein MSTPSVPLPGGTYTLGDLTVTRFGYGAMQLAGPGVMGPPADREGALAVLREAVALGVTHIDTADAYGPHLTNELIREALHPYPGHLRIATKVGATRDADGGWPPARRPEDVRRAVEDNLERLGLDTLDLVNLRLGDARGPVPGSLAEPFETLVGLQRQGLVRHLGVSNATAEQVAEARAIAPIVCVQNLYNLAHRQDDELIDELAEAGIAYVPFFPLGGFTPLQSSALTAVATRLDATPMSVALAWLLRRSPNILLIPGTSSVTHLRENIAGAGLTLSEDDVAELDKIGR; encoded by the coding sequence ATGAGCACCCCCTCCGTCCCGCTCCCCGGCGGCACCTACACCCTGGGCGACCTGACCGTCACCCGCTTCGGCTATGGCGCGATGCAGCTGGCCGGCCCCGGCGTCATGGGCCCGCCCGCCGACCGCGAGGGCGCTCTCGCCGTCCTGCGCGAGGCCGTCGCCCTCGGCGTCACGCACATCGACACGGCCGACGCGTACGGCCCGCACCTCACCAACGAGCTGATCCGCGAGGCGCTGCACCCGTACCCCGGGCACCTGCGCATCGCGACCAAGGTGGGGGCGACCCGGGACGCCGACGGCGGCTGGCCCCCGGCCCGCCGGCCCGAGGACGTGCGCCGCGCCGTCGAGGACAACCTGGAGCGCCTGGGCCTCGACACGCTGGATCTGGTCAATCTGCGGCTCGGCGACGCCCGGGGCCCCGTGCCGGGGTCGCTCGCGGAGCCGTTCGAGACGCTCGTCGGGCTTCAGCGGCAGGGCCTGGTCCGGCATCTCGGGGTGAGCAACGCGACGGCGGAGCAGGTCGCCGAGGCCCGTGCGATCGCCCCGATCGTGTGCGTGCAGAACCTGTACAACCTGGCCCACCGTCAGGACGACGAGCTGATCGACGAACTCGCCGAGGCGGGCATCGCGTACGTGCCGTTCTTCCCCCTCGGCGGCTTCACCCCGCTGCAGTCCTCCGCGCTCACGGCCGTCGCCACCCGGCTGGACGCGACACCGATGTCCGTCGCCCTCGCCTGGCTGCTGCGGAGGTCGCCGAACATCCTGCTGATCCCCGGCACCTCGTCGGTGACGCATCTGCGGGAGAACATCGCGGGAGCGGGCCTCACGCTCTCCGAGGACGACGTCGCCGAGCTCGACAAGATCGGGCGCTGA
- a CDS encoding SpoIIE family protein phosphatase, with product MRDVTDGGPGPEVDVPDSLLAGLVRNTGASVGMAYVLAPGDPLLRLALVSGVSHRIAAPWARIPMDTAIPVVDAIRDRRLIWLASQEETARRYPRLGVVLPYDFMLAAAPITDGGPVRGGVVLLWPVWHPPQLSAAERDAITTGCARAAEFLDRAADSGHFPDIPDVPRVVAAPHDHDTDPRHAMAALAFADRLPLGCCALDLDGRLTYINAAGTELVGAGAAALLGKRPWEVLLWLHDPLFEDRYRAAVVTRRPLTFTATRPPDTRLVFRLYPDETGISVHIAPADEGATGPHATAATPHQAEPVGAAALYHLTHVAAALAEAAGAKDVVELAADQIVPAFGPRALALLTLQEGRLRLAGHRGYDPELMSRFAAESLTSDTPAVRAVSTGTAAFFPSFADLRRAYPPARHQDGMASWAFLPLIVSGRPVGSLVLAYDAPRAFPPAERALLTSLAGLIAQALDRARLYDAKHSLAHTLQNALLPRSLGNVPGLDAAARYRPASHGMDIGGDFYDLIRRTPTSAIAAIGDVQGHNTTAAALMGQVRTAVHAHATSGASPGDILARTNRLLADLNPGLFVSCLIVHLDLARHSARLATAGHPPALLRHPDGRTEPVPAPAGLLLGISPDADYATVDVPLPPGALLALYTDGLVERPGVDIDDAIAAVTDRLAASPPDDLDALADALLEHAGQAASNPDDIALLLVRPHR from the coding sequence GTGCGGGACGTGACGGACGGCGGCCCCGGTCCCGAGGTGGACGTGCCCGACTCCCTGCTGGCCGGCCTGGTCCGGAACACCGGGGCGTCGGTGGGCATGGCGTACGTCCTGGCACCGGGGGACCCGCTGCTGCGGCTGGCGCTGGTCTCCGGTGTGTCCCACCGGATCGCGGCACCGTGGGCCCGGATCCCGATGGACACGGCGATCCCGGTGGTCGACGCCATCCGCGACCGCCGGCTGATCTGGCTGGCGAGCCAGGAGGAGACCGCGCGCCGCTACCCACGGCTCGGCGTCGTCCTGCCCTACGACTTCATGCTCGCCGCCGCCCCGATCACCGACGGCGGCCCCGTCCGGGGTGGCGTGGTGCTGCTGTGGCCCGTGTGGCACCCGCCGCAGCTCAGCGCGGCCGAGCGGGACGCGATCACCACCGGATGCGCCCGCGCGGCCGAGTTCCTGGACCGCGCCGCGGACAGCGGCCACTTCCCCGACATCCCCGACGTACCCCGGGTGGTGGCCGCGCCCCACGACCACGACACCGATCCCCGGCACGCCATGGCGGCCCTCGCGTTCGCCGACCGCCTGCCGCTGGGCTGCTGCGCGCTCGACCTCGACGGGCGGCTCACCTACATCAACGCGGCCGGCACCGAACTGGTCGGGGCCGGGGCCGCCGCGCTCCTGGGCAAGCGCCCCTGGGAGGTGCTGCTCTGGCTGCACGACCCGCTCTTCGAGGACCGCTACCGGGCGGCCGTGGTCACCCGCCGGCCCCTCACGTTCACGGCGACACGCCCGCCCGACACCCGGCTGGTGTTCCGGCTCTACCCGGACGAGACCGGTATCAGCGTCCACATCGCCCCCGCCGACGAGGGGGCCACCGGCCCGCACGCCACGGCGGCGACCCCGCATCAGGCCGAGCCCGTCGGCGCCGCGGCGCTCTACCACCTCACGCATGTCGCCGCCGCCCTCGCCGAGGCCGCCGGCGCGAAGGACGTGGTCGAGCTGGCCGCCGACCAGATCGTGCCCGCCTTCGGCCCCCGGGCGCTGGCCCTGCTGACCTTGCAGGAGGGACGGCTGCGCCTCGCCGGACACCGGGGGTACGACCCTGAGCTGATGTCCCGGTTCGCCGCGGAGTCCCTCACCTCCGACACCCCGGCCGTGCGCGCCGTCAGCACCGGCACCGCCGCCTTCTTCCCGAGCTTCGCCGACCTCCGGCGCGCCTACCCGCCGGCGCGGCACCAGGACGGCATGGCCTCCTGGGCCTTCCTGCCGCTCATCGTCTCGGGCCGTCCCGTCGGCTCCCTCGTCCTCGCCTACGACGCGCCCCGCGCCTTCCCGCCCGCCGAGCGGGCCCTGCTCACCTCACTGGCGGGGCTGATCGCCCAGGCCCTGGACCGCGCCCGGCTCTACGACGCCAAGCACAGCCTCGCCCACACCCTCCAGAACGCCCTGCTGCCCCGCAGCCTCGGAAACGTCCCCGGGCTCGACGCCGCCGCCCGCTACCGGCCCGCGAGCCACGGCATGGACATCGGCGGCGACTTCTACGACCTGATCCGGCGCACCCCGACGAGCGCCATCGCCGCGATCGGCGACGTCCAGGGGCACAACACGACGGCCGCCGCGCTCATGGGCCAGGTCCGCACCGCCGTCCACGCGCACGCCACGTCCGGGGCCTCGCCCGGCGACATCCTCGCCCGCACCAACCGGCTCCTGGCCGACCTGAACCCGGGCCTGTTCGTCAGCTGCCTCATCGTCCACCTCGACCTGGCCCGCCACAGCGCGCGACTGGCCACCGCCGGACATCCGCCGGCCCTGCTGCGCCACCCGGACGGCCGGACCGAGCCCGTCCCCGCCCCCGCCGGACTGCTGCTGGGCATCAGCCCGGACGCCGACTACGCCACGGTGGACGTCCCCCTCCCGCCGGGCGCGCTCCTCGCCCTCTACACCGACGGACTGGTCGAGCGGCCCGGTGTCGACATCGACGACGCCATCGCCGCCGTCACCGACCGGCTGGCCGCCTCCCCGCCCGACGACCTCGACGCCCTGGCCGACGCCCTGCTCGAACACGCCGGACAGGCGGCGTCGAACCCGGACGACATCGCGCTCCTCCTGGTGCGCCCGCACCGCTGA
- a CDS encoding flavodoxin domain-containing protein, with translation MTAKVLVAYGTTNGSTARIAETVAEVLDKEGLTAEALPARTVTSVWSYDAVVIGGALYNGRWHRDARRFVRRHREHLAARPVWLFSSGPLDPSASARDIPPVPGVERAMTRLHAQGHVTFGGCLQEGARGSVARMILRSGKGGDFRDFARIEEWARKIAADLTADVRAGRL, from the coding sequence ATGACCGCCAAGGTGCTCGTCGCCTACGGGACGACGAACGGGTCGACGGCGCGGATCGCCGAGACCGTCGCCGAGGTGCTGGACAAGGAGGGCCTCACCGCCGAGGCGCTGCCCGCCCGCACCGTCACGAGCGTGTGGAGCTACGACGCCGTCGTGATCGGCGGCGCGCTGTACAACGGACGCTGGCACAGGGACGCCCGCCGGTTCGTCCGGCGGCACCGCGAGCACCTGGCCGCCCGCCCGGTGTGGCTGTTCAGCAGCGGCCCGCTGGACCCGTCGGCCTCCGCACGCGACATCCCGCCGGTGCCCGGCGTGGAACGGGCCATGACCCGGCTGCACGCCCAGGGGCACGTCACCTTCGGGGGCTGCCTCCAGGAGGGCGCCCGGGGCAGCGTCGCCCGGATGATCCTGCGCAGCGGGAAGGGAGGCGACTTCCGCGACTTCGCCCGCATCGAGGAGTGGGCCCGCAAGATCGCCGCGGACCTGACGGCCGACGTCCGGGCCGGACGGCTCTGA